The following proteins come from a genomic window of Campylobacter concisus:
- a CDS encoding efflux RND transporter permease subunit, whose product MFSRFFINRPIFATVISIIIVIAGFMGIKGLPIEEYPSLTPPTVSVSATYSGADAQTIADSVASAIEDQINGVENMLYMQSTSSSAGTMNISVYFKIGSSSKQATIDVNNRVQAALSRLPQEVQNMGVTVRERSGSILQVVGFTNPNMDLIELYNYVNLNIADEIKRVSGIGDTVLIGTKEYSMRIWLKPDRLAHFKLTPSDVISQVKIQNSQYAAGKIGEQPSDGGNPYVYSVRTDGRLKNAAQFGDIIIKSSDGSVLKLKDVATIELGAASYANDAMLNGKPAIPLLLFLQNDANALATANAVKEKLNELKKTYPVGLEHTIAYNPTEFIDVSIDEVIKTFIEAMVLVLIVMYFFLKNFRATIIPMLAVPVSIIGTFGGLYVMGFSINLITLFALVLAIGIVVDDAIIVIENVERILHENKEISVKDATFKAMEEVQTPVISIVLVLCAVFVPVSFMEGFVGVIQKQFALTLVVSVCISGFVALTLTPALCAVMLKKQESKPFWIVQKFNDFFDFSTRLFTAGVAKILRHIIISFIVIGILGFATYKLFDAVPKGLVPSEDKGALMVITSLPPSTNMLKTKEEVVSISNAILSNPNVEFTMAFAGYDILASSLRENSAVSFIKLKDWSERKGANNGADTLAGQFNGMLWSSKNSMTFVVNLPPIMGLSMTGGFEMYLQNKSGKSYNEIEADARKVSAIANARPELTNVRTTLETNYRQFKITVDKEKAKLFGVSESEIFSTIGATFGSYYINDFNLAGKSYRVYARAEESFRNNPEDLRKIFVRSYDGGMVPLNSVATLTRTIGPDIVDRFNLFPSAKIMGDPKPGYTSGDAIRAIQEVVNDTLSSEDYAISWAGTAYQEVNSQGTGTVAFIFGMIFVFLILAAQYERWLIPLAVITAVPFAVFGSLLAVWIRGLTNDIYFEIGLLLLIGLAAKNAILIVEFAMQERDSGKSIFDSAINAARLRFRPIVMTSIAFTLGVFPMVISTGAGAASRHSLGTGVVGGMIASTTIAIFFVPMFYYLLENLNEKYWKKGAKKDEK is encoded by the coding sequence ATGTTTTCAAGATTTTTCATAAACCGCCCGATATTTGCGACTGTTATATCTATCATTATAGTTATAGCAGGTTTTATGGGTATCAAGGGACTTCCAATAGAGGAGTATCCAAGTCTTACTCCACCTACTGTCTCTGTAAGTGCGACATATAGCGGTGCTGATGCGCAGACTATCGCTGACTCAGTCGCAAGTGCAATCGAAGATCAGATAAATGGCGTTGAGAATATGCTTTATATGCAAAGCACCTCAAGCTCAGCAGGTACGATGAATATAAGCGTATATTTTAAGATCGGCTCATCGTCAAAACAAGCTACGATCGATGTAAATAACCGCGTGCAAGCTGCCCTTTCAAGACTGCCCCAAGAAGTGCAAAATATGGGCGTAACAGTGCGCGAAAGAAGCGGCTCAATCCTTCAGGTTGTTGGCTTTACAAATCCAAATATGGATTTGATCGAACTATATAACTATGTAAATTTAAATATTGCTGATGAGATAAAAAGGGTTAGTGGTATAGGTGATACAGTATTGATAGGTACTAAAGAGTATTCTATGAGAATTTGGCTAAAGCCAGATAGACTAGCTCATTTTAAACTAACTCCAAGTGACGTCATTTCTCAAGTAAAAATTCAAAACTCACAATACGCTGCTGGCAAGATAGGCGAACAGCCATCGGATGGTGGTAATCCTTATGTTTATTCTGTTCGTACCGATGGACGTCTTAAAAATGCAGCCCAGTTTGGCGATATAATAATTAAAAGTTCTGATGGATCAGTATTGAAGCTAAAAGATGTAGCTACCATAGAGCTTGGGGCAGCTAGCTATGCTAATGACGCGATGTTAAACGGCAAACCAGCTATTCCTCTTTTGCTATTTTTACAAAACGATGCGAATGCTCTTGCTACCGCAAATGCTGTAAAAGAAAAGCTTAACGAGCTAAAGAAAACTTATCCTGTTGGACTAGAGCACACCATAGCTTACAATCCAACAGAATTTATAGATGTTTCAATTGATGAGGTTATAAAAACTTTTATTGAAGCGATGGTACTCGTCTTAATCGTAATGTACTTTTTCTTAAAAAATTTTCGTGCGACTATCATTCCGATGCTTGCTGTGCCAGTTTCTATCATAGGCACATTTGGCGGACTTTATGTGATGGGCTTTAGTATAAATTTGATCACGCTTTTTGCCTTAGTTCTTGCCATCGGTATCGTCGTAGATGACGCTATTATCGTCATAGAAAATGTCGAGAGAATTTTACATGAAAATAAAGAAATAAGCGTAAAAGATGCGACATTTAAGGCGATGGAGGAGGTGCAAACTCCGGTTATCTCTATCGTACTCGTACTTTGCGCAGTTTTCGTGCCAGTTTCATTTATGGAGGGTTTTGTTGGCGTTATACAAAAGCAGTTTGCTCTAACACTTGTCGTTTCTGTTTGTATCTCAGGCTTTGTCGCTCTTACTCTTACGCCAGCGCTTTGTGCGGTTATGCTTAAGAAGCAAGAGAGCAAGCCATTTTGGATAGTTCAGAAATTTAACGACTTCTTTGACTTTAGCACTAGACTCTTTACGGCCGGAGTGGCTAAAATTTTAAGGCATATTATTATTAGCTTTATTGTAATTGGTATTTTAGGATTTGCCACTTATAAGCTATTTGATGCTGTGCCAAAAGGACTTGTGCCTTCAGAAGACAAGGGTGCTTTAATGGTTATCACCTCACTTCCGCCTTCAACAAATATGCTAAAGACAAAAGAAGAAGTAGTCTCGATTAGCAACGCCATTTTAAGCAATCCAAATGTTGAGTTCACTATGGCTTTTGCAGGTTATGACATACTAGCTAGCTCGCTTAGAGAAAACTCAGCCGTTAGCTTTATAAAGCTAAAAGATTGGAGTGAGAGAAAAGGTGCTAACAATGGAGCTGATACATTAGCTGGCCAGTTTAATGGTATGCTTTGGAGCTCAAAAAACTCAATGACATTTGTTGTAAATTTACCACCTATCATGGGTCTATCAATGACTGGTGGCTTTGAGATGTATCTGCAAAATAAAAGCGGCAAGAGCTACAATGAGATAGAAGCAGACGCTAGAAAAGTATCAGCAATAGCCAATGCAAGGCCTGAACTAACAAATGTCAGAACCACGCTTGAGACAAATTATCGTCAGTTCAAGATAACAGTTGATAAAGAAAAAGCTAAATTATTTGGTGTAAGCGAGAGTGAAATTTTTAGCACGATAGGCGCTACTTTTGGCTCTTACTATATAAATGACTTCAATCTTGCTGGTAAATCTTACCGAGTATATGCAAGAGCTGAGGAAAGTTTTAGAAATAATCCTGAGGATCTAAGAAAAATTTTCGTCCGCTCATATGATGGCGGTATGGTGCCACTAAATTCAGTAGCAACACTTACAAGAACGATTGGACCTGATATCGTTGATAGATTTAACCTCTTTCCATCAGCTAAGATCATGGGTGATCCAAAACCTGGCTACACGTCAGGCGATGCGATCAGAGCGATCCAAGAGGTCGTAAATGACACGCTAAGTAGCGAAGACTACGCTATAAGCTGGGCGGGAACGGCGTATCAAGAGGTAAATTCTCAAGGAACGGGTACGGTTGCCTTTATCTTTGGTATGATCTTTGTCTTTTTGATCCTTGCAGCTCAGTACGAAAGATGGCTCATCCCGCTTGCAGTCATCACAGCCGTACCATTTGCGGTATTTGGCTCATTGCTAGCAGTCTGGATAAGAGGGCTAACAAATGATATCTACTTTGAGATCGGACTCTTGTTGCTTATTGGTCTAGCGGCTAAAAATGCCATTTTGATCGTAGAGTTTGCAATGCAAGAGCGTGATAGTGGTAAGAGTATATTTGACTCAGCGATAAATGCAGCTAGACTTCGCTTTAGACCAATTGTAATGACATCAATCGCATTTACTCTAGGCGTCTTCCCGATGGTTATAAGCACAGGCGCAGGCGCTGCATCTCGCCACTCATTAGGAACTGGCGTGGTTGGTGGTATGATCGCTTCTACGACGATAGCTATATTTTTTGTGCCAATGTTTTACTATTTGCTTGAAAATTTAAATGAGAAATACTGGAAAAAGGGAGCAAAAAAAGATGAAAAATAA